Below is a genomic region from Pseudomonas sp. JQ170C.
TGATACAAAACATTCTTGCGTACACCAGTGATTTCCGCAGCCAGTGCCGCTGCACGCTTGAGCGGCATCTCTGCCAACAGCAAATCTAGCACTCGCATCGCCTCGCTGCTGACCGCTTGCTCATCTTCCGGCGCACTCCAGCCAGACACCAACACCACACACTCGCCACGCTGCTGATTACTGTCGGCCTCGACGAAAGCACGCAGCTCACCCAGCGGCAAACCCTTGAGCGTTTCAAAGGTCTTGGTCAGCTCGCGCGCCAGCAACGCCGGGCGCTCGGCACCAAAAACCTCTTCCATGTCCTGCAAACACTCCAGAATCCGGTGCGGTGCCTCATAGAAGATCAGGGTGCGCGGCTCTTCCTTCACCTGGCTCAGGCGCGCCTTGCGCCCTACTGCCTTGGCCGGCAAAAAACCCTCGAAAATGAAGCGATCCGATGGCAGGCCCGCTGCCGACAACGCCGCGATCAATGCACACGCGCCCGGCACCGGCACGACCTGGACCCCCGCCGCACGCGCCTGACGCACCAGGTGGTAACCCGGGTCAGAGATCAGCGGCGTCCCCGCATCGGAGATCAGTGCAACGTTGTCACCTGCCAGCAAACGCGTCAGAAAACGGCTGCCTTCCTCGCGCTCGTTGTGCTCATGGCAGGCCGCCAGCGGAGTGTTGATACCGAAATGCTGCAACAGGCGAATGGAGTGACGGGTGTCCTCGGCAGCAATAAGCGCGACATCACCGAGCACCTTCAGCGCTCGTGCGCTCATGTCATCCAGGTTGCCAATAGGCGTGGCCACCACGTAAAGCGTGCCAGCAGTGGAATGGGTAGCCCCTGGAACTTCAGTCACAACACACACCTGTCATCTAGATCAAACCGCCATTGTAGCCCGACTGCCGGTAACAATGCGTCACCGACAATGTCGCTGTGGTGCGCTGCACGACCTATATTGAAGGATTAGCGCCAGCAAGATCGCGCCCCGGCCAGCGCTTGGGTACAATTGCCAGTTAATTTGATCGAGTAACAGGACCCTTACATGATCGCTTGCCTGCGGCTGTTCACAGCCCTTTGCCTCGCCGCCCTGCTGGCAGCCTGCGCCAGTTCGCCTTCGTCGAGCCTTGGCGAACTGCCACGCACCCCGGACGCCAGCATCGAGCAACTGCTTGAACAGGCCGCCACCAGCAAGACACCGGAACAAGCCGCCCTGTTGCGCCTGAGCGCCGCTGACCTGGCTTACCGACAAAAGGACAACGCTCAAGCCGCGCGCATTCTTGAGCAGGTTCCGGTGGATCAACTCAAACCCGCCCAGCAGATTTTCGCCAGCACCCTGAGCGCCGAGCTGGCCATGGGCCGCAACCAGCCCAAAGCGGCGCTGACTGCCCTGAGCCATCCCAGCATGGCCCGCCTGGGCGAGCTGCCAGAGGACCAGCAAATACGCACCCGCAGCGTCCAGGCCAGCGTACTGGAAGCCAACGGCCAACCCCTCGAAGCCGCCAAGGTCCGCGTAGAGCTCGCCCCCCTGCTCAAAGGCAACGCCGCCAGCAGTAACCAGGATGCCATCTGGAACCTGGTCGCCGCACTGCCCAGCGAGCAACTGCAAAGCCTCAGCACCGGCACGGACACCCTGGCCGGCTGGGCCAGCTTGGCCTTGGCCGTGAAAAGCGCCGGCACCCTGGAGCAACAACAGGCTGCCATCGACACCTGGCGCGGTCAGCACCCCGAACATCCGGCGGCACTGCAACTGCCACTGCCGCTGGTCAAGCTCAAGGAGCTGGCCAGCCAGCCGCTGAACAAAATTGCCCTGCTGCTGCCCCAGGAAGGCCAACTGGCCGGCGTCGCACGCGCCCTGCGCGACGGGTTCATGGCTGCACACTTCCAGGCCCAGCAAGCCGGTCAGAAGCCGCCAGCCATTCAAGTATTCGACAGCTCGCGCCTGACCTCCCTGGATGATTTCTATCGCCAGGCCCAGGCCGCCGGCGTGCAACTGGTAGTAGGCCCGCTGGAAAAGCCACTGGTGAAGAAGCTGGCCGCCCACCCTCAACTGCCGATCACCACTCTGGCCCTGAACTATAGCGACGTCGGCCAGAGCAGCCCGCCCCAGCTGTTCCAGTTCGGCCTGGCCGCTGAAGACGAAGCCCGCGAAGTGTCGCGTCGCGCACACGCCGACGGCATGGTCCGCGCTGTTGCCCTGGTACCGCGCGGCGAATGGGGCGACCGCGTCCTCAAAGCTTTCCGCCAAGACTGGGAAGCCAAGGGCGGCACCTTGCTCGCCGCCGAGCACATCGATCAGCCTGTAGCCCTGGCCCAGCAAATCGCCGACCTGTTCCAACTGCGCCAGAGCGAAGGGCGCGCCAAGAGCCTGCAGAACACTGTCGGCGGCGCCGTTTCGGCCCAGCCGTCGCGCCGCCAGGACATCGACTTCATCTTCCTGGCCGCCACCCCACAGCAAGGCCAGCAAATCAAACCAACCCTGAACTTCCAATACGCGGGCGACGTCCCGGTGTATGCCACCTCGCACTTGTACAGCGCCAGCGGCGACGTCAACCAATACAACGATATGAACGGCATTCGCTTCTGCGAAACCCCGTGGCTGCTCGACACCAACAACACCCTGCGCCAGCAAGTCGTGAGCCAGTGGCCACAAGCCGCCGGCAGCCTTGGTCGCCTGTACGCCATGGGCATCGACGCCTACAGCCTGGCGCCACGCCTGGGCCAGCTCAAGGCGCTGCCAGACAACCGCATCGAAGGCTTCTCCGGCAGCCTGAGCATGAACCCGAACCAGCGTATCGAGCGTCAGTTGCCGTGGGCCGAATTCTCCGGCGGCCAGATCAAGCGCCTGCCTGATACCCCACGCTGATGCCCGGCAGTTCGCCCCGGCGCGCAGGCCAGAC
It encodes:
- the rsmI gene encoding 16S rRNA (cytidine(1402)-2'-O)-methyltransferase produces the protein MSARALKVLGDVALIAAEDTRHSIRLLQHFGINTPLAACHEHNEREEGSRFLTRLLAGDNVALISDAGTPLISDPGYHLVRQARAAGVQVVPVPGACALIAALSAAGLPSDRFIFEGFLPAKAVGRKARLSQVKEEPRTLIFYEAPHRILECLQDMEEVFGAERPALLARELTKTFETLKGLPLGELRAFVEADSNQQRGECVVLVSGWSAPEDEQAVSSEAMRVLDLLLAEMPLKRAAALAAEITGVRKNVLYQVALEKQKGH
- a CDS encoding penicillin-binding protein activator, which encodes MIACLRLFTALCLAALLAACASSPSSSLGELPRTPDASIEQLLEQAATSKTPEQAALLRLSAADLAYRQKDNAQAARILEQVPVDQLKPAQQIFASTLSAELAMGRNQPKAALTALSHPSMARLGELPEDQQIRTRSVQASVLEANGQPLEAAKVRVELAPLLKGNAASSNQDAIWNLVAALPSEQLQSLSTGTDTLAGWASLALAVKSAGTLEQQQAAIDTWRGQHPEHPAALQLPLPLVKLKELASQPLNKIALLLPQEGQLAGVARALRDGFMAAHFQAQQAGQKPPAIQVFDSSRLTSLDDFYRQAQAAGVQLVVGPLEKPLVKKLAAHPQLPITTLALNYSDVGQSSPPQLFQFGLAAEDEAREVSRRAHADGMVRAVALVPRGEWGDRVLKAFRQDWEAKGGTLLAAEHIDQPVALAQQIADLFQLRQSEGRAKSLQNTVGGAVSAQPSRRQDIDFIFLAATPQQGQQIKPTLNFQYAGDVPVYATSHLYSASGDVNQYNDMNGIRFCETPWLLDTNNTLRQQVVSQWPQAAGSLGRLYAMGIDAYSLAPRLGQLKALPDNRIEGFSGSLSMNPNQRIERQLPWAEFSGGQIKRLPDTPR